A DNA window from Helianthus annuus cultivar XRQ/B chromosome 15, HanXRQr2.0-SUNRISE, whole genome shotgun sequence contains the following coding sequences:
- the LOC110912464 gene encoding uncharacterized protein LOC110912464 isoform X3, whose amino-acid sequence MANHMIFGGPLVKTETAEEADELMRVDEKASEVEVLSAPPKLVYSKLILRFTRKLLVAVADKWDSHVLVMDKVAPQNWKMFKQRNVRRNKHARGHVKFIRCSNCGKCCPKVSQRRCLCCYFHCWWTWCSQCYCGCLQFEPGASLFPDCYLLSGVGEERCCLFVCKHFPGEMKPHESWLWNSCKTGYRDDALISPSASLLLFE is encoded by the exons ATGGCCAATCACATGATCTTTGGTGGACCTCTCGTGAAAACTGAGACAGCCGAAGAAGCTGATGAACTTATGAGAGTAGATGAAAAGGCATCTGAAGTTG AAGTTCTTTCAGCCCCTCCAAAGTTAGTTTACAGTAAATTAATCTTGCG CTTCACTAGAAAGCTATTGGTGGCTGTAGCAGACAAGTGGGATAGTCATGTTCTGGTCATGGACAAAGTTGCTCCACAAAACTGGAAG ATGTTCAAGCAAAGAAATGTCAGACGGAACAAGCACGCCCGTGGTCACGTCAAGTTCATTCGCTGTTCGAATTGTGGAAAATGTTGCCCCAAG GTCTCGCAACGTCGGTGCTTGTGTTGTTACTTTCACTGTTGGTGGACTTGGTGTTCTCAATGCTATTGCGGGTGCTTACA ATTTGAGCCAGGAGCTTCGTTGTTTCCAGACTGTTACTTGTTATCAG GTGTTGGAGAAGAAAGATGCTGCCTCTTTGTCTGCAAGCATTTTCCAGGAGAAATGAAACCGCACGAAAGCTGGCTATGGAATTCTTGCAAAACGGGTTATAGAGACGATGCCTTGATATCTCCTTCAGCATCTCTTTTACTCTTTGAATAA
- the LOC110912464 gene encoding uncharacterized protein LOC110912464 isoform X1 → MANHMIFGGPLVKTETAEEADELMRVDEKASEVEAEVLSAPPKLVYSKLILRFTRKLLVAVADKWDSHVLVMDKVAPQNWKMFKQRNVRRNKHARGHVKFIRCSNCGKCCPKVSQRRCLCCYFHCWWTWCSQCYCGCLQFEPGASLFPDCYLLSGVGEERCCLFVCKHFPGEMKPHESWLWNSCKTGYRDDALISPSASLLLFE, encoded by the exons ATGGCCAATCACATGATCTTTGGTGGACCTCTCGTGAAAACTGAGACAGCCGAAGAAGCTGATGAACTTATGAGAGTAGATGAAAAGGCATCTGAAGTTG AGGCAGAAGTTCTTTCAGCCCCTCCAAAGTTAGTTTACAGTAAATTAATCTTGCG CTTCACTAGAAAGCTATTGGTGGCTGTAGCAGACAAGTGGGATAGTCATGTTCTGGTCATGGACAAAGTTGCTCCACAAAACTGGAAG ATGTTCAAGCAAAGAAATGTCAGACGGAACAAGCACGCCCGTGGTCACGTCAAGTTCATTCGCTGTTCGAATTGTGGAAAATGTTGCCCCAAG GTCTCGCAACGTCGGTGCTTGTGTTGTTACTTTCACTGTTGGTGGACTTGGTGTTCTCAATGCTATTGCGGGTGCTTACA ATTTGAGCCAGGAGCTTCGTTGTTTCCAGACTGTTACTTGTTATCAG GTGTTGGAGAAGAAAGATGCTGCCTCTTTGTCTGCAAGCATTTTCCAGGAGAAATGAAACCGCACGAAAGCTGGCTATGGAATTCTTGCAAAACGGGTTATAGAGACGATGCCTTGATATCTCCTTCAGCATCTCTTTTACTCTTTGAATAA
- the LOC110912464 gene encoding uncharacterized protein LOC110912464 isoform X4 translates to MANHMIFGGPLVKTETAEEADELMRVDEKASEVEAEVLSAPPNFTRKLLVAVADKWDSHVLVMDKVAPQNWKMFKQRNVRRNKHARGHVKFIRCSNCGKCCPKVSQRRCLCCYFHCWWTWCSQCYCGCLQFEPGASLFPDCYLLSGVGEERCCLFVCKHFPGEMKPHESWLWNSCKTGYRDDALISPSASLLLFE, encoded by the exons ATGGCCAATCACATGATCTTTGGTGGACCTCTCGTGAAAACTGAGACAGCCGAAGAAGCTGATGAACTTATGAGAGTAGATGAAAAGGCATCTGAAGTTG AGGCAGAAGTTCTTTCAGCCCCTCCAAA CTTCACTAGAAAGCTATTGGTGGCTGTAGCAGACAAGTGGGATAGTCATGTTCTGGTCATGGACAAAGTTGCTCCACAAAACTGGAAG ATGTTCAAGCAAAGAAATGTCAGACGGAACAAGCACGCCCGTGGTCACGTCAAGTTCATTCGCTGTTCGAATTGTGGAAAATGTTGCCCCAAG GTCTCGCAACGTCGGTGCTTGTGTTGTTACTTTCACTGTTGGTGGACTTGGTGTTCTCAATGCTATTGCGGGTGCTTACA ATTTGAGCCAGGAGCTTCGTTGTTTCCAGACTGTTACTTGTTATCAG GTGTTGGAGAAGAAAGATGCTGCCTCTTTGTCTGCAAGCATTTTCCAGGAGAAATGAAACCGCACGAAAGCTGGCTATGGAATTCTTGCAAAACGGGTTATAGAGACGATGCCTTGATATCTCCTTCAGCATCTCTTTTACTCTTTGAATAA
- the LOC110912464 gene encoding uncharacterized protein LOC110912464 isoform X5, which yields MANHMIFGGPLVKTETAEEADELMRVDEKASEVEAEVLSAPPKLVYSKLILRFTRKLLVAVADKWDSHVLVMDKVAPQNWKMFKQRNVRRNKHARGHVKFIRCSNCGKCCPKVSQRRCLCCYFHCWWTWCSQCYCGCLQILHHTIELPDLSQELRCFQTVTCYQVLEKKDAASLSASIFQEK from the exons ATGGCCAATCACATGATCTTTGGTGGACCTCTCGTGAAAACTGAGACAGCCGAAGAAGCTGATGAACTTATGAGAGTAGATGAAAAGGCATCTGAAGTTG AGGCAGAAGTTCTTTCAGCCCCTCCAAAGTTAGTTTACAGTAAATTAATCTTGCG CTTCACTAGAAAGCTATTGGTGGCTGTAGCAGACAAGTGGGATAGTCATGTTCTGGTCATGGACAAAGTTGCTCCACAAAACTGGAAG ATGTTCAAGCAAAGAAATGTCAGACGGAACAAGCACGCCCGTGGTCACGTCAAGTTCATTCGCTGTTCGAATTGTGGAAAATGTTGCCCCAAG GTCTCGCAACGTCGGTGCTTGTGTTGTTACTTTCACTGTTGGTGGACTTGGTGTTCTCAATGCTATTGCGGGTGCTTACA GATTCTTCATCATACTATCGAATTGCCAGATTTGAGCCAGGAGCTTCGTTGTTTCCAGACTGTTACTTGTTATCAG GTGTTGGAGAAGAAAGATGCTGCCTCTTTGTCTGCAAGCATTTTCCAGGAGAAATGA
- the LOC110912464 gene encoding uncharacterized protein LOC110912464 isoform X2 — MANHMIFGGPLVKTETAEEADELMRVDEKASEVEAEVLSAPPKLVYSKLILRFTRKLLVAVADKWDSHVLVMDKVAPQNWKMFKQRNVRRNKHARGHVKFIRCSNCGKCCPKVSQRRCLCCYFHCWWTWCSQCYCGCLQILHHTIELPDLSQELRCFQTVTCYQIRFFCSRCWRRKMLPLCLQAFSRRNETARKLAMEFLQNGL; from the exons ATGGCCAATCACATGATCTTTGGTGGACCTCTCGTGAAAACTGAGACAGCCGAAGAAGCTGATGAACTTATGAGAGTAGATGAAAAGGCATCTGAAGTTG AGGCAGAAGTTCTTTCAGCCCCTCCAAAGTTAGTTTACAGTAAATTAATCTTGCG CTTCACTAGAAAGCTATTGGTGGCTGTAGCAGACAAGTGGGATAGTCATGTTCTGGTCATGGACAAAGTTGCTCCACAAAACTGGAAG ATGTTCAAGCAAAGAAATGTCAGACGGAACAAGCACGCCCGTGGTCACGTCAAGTTCATTCGCTGTTCGAATTGTGGAAAATGTTGCCCCAAG GTCTCGCAACGTCGGTGCTTGTGTTGTTACTTTCACTGTTGGTGGACTTGGTGTTCTCAATGCTATTGCGGGTGCTTACA GATTCTTCATCATACTATCGAATTGCCAGATTTGAGCCAGGAGCTTCGTTGTTTCCAGACTGTTACTTGTTATCAG ATTCGTTTTTTTTGTTCCAGGTGTTGGAGAAGAAAGATGCTGCCTCTTTGTCTGCAAGCATTTTCCAGGAGAAATGAAACCGCACGAAAGCTGGCTATGGAATTCTTGCAAAACGGGTTATAG
- the LOC110912464 gene encoding uncharacterized protein LOC110912464 isoform X6: MANHMIFGGPLVKTETAEEADELMRVDEKASEVEAEVLSAPPKLVYSKLILRFTRKLLVAVADKWDSHVLVMDKVAPQNWKMFKQRNVRRNKHARGHVKFIRCSNCGKCCPKVSQRRCLCCYFHCWWTWCSQCYCGCLQFEPGASLFPDCYLLSDSFFLFQVLEKKDAASLSASIFQEK, translated from the exons ATGGCCAATCACATGATCTTTGGTGGACCTCTCGTGAAAACTGAGACAGCCGAAGAAGCTGATGAACTTATGAGAGTAGATGAAAAGGCATCTGAAGTTG AGGCAGAAGTTCTTTCAGCCCCTCCAAAGTTAGTTTACAGTAAATTAATCTTGCG CTTCACTAGAAAGCTATTGGTGGCTGTAGCAGACAAGTGGGATAGTCATGTTCTGGTCATGGACAAAGTTGCTCCACAAAACTGGAAG ATGTTCAAGCAAAGAAATGTCAGACGGAACAAGCACGCCCGTGGTCACGTCAAGTTCATTCGCTGTTCGAATTGTGGAAAATGTTGCCCCAAG GTCTCGCAACGTCGGTGCTTGTGTTGTTACTTTCACTGTTGGTGGACTTGGTGTTCTCAATGCTATTGCGGGTGCTTACA ATTTGAGCCAGGAGCTTCGTTGTTTCCAGACTGTTACTTGTTATCAG ATTCGTTTTTTTTGTTCCAGGTGTTGGAGAAGAAAGATGCTGCCTCTTTGTCTGCAAGCATTTTCCAGGAGAAATGA